The sequence below is a genomic window from Paenibacillus silvisoli.
CCCTTCATCAGCACATATCGAAGCTTCGGCAGCAGCGCTTCAAAGACGCTCCCATACTTCTGGCTTCCATACTGAACAGCCAGCTCCGTCTTGCGCAGGCTGCCCTGGTCAGCAGTCAGCAGCCACAGCACATGACCGCACGCCTTGAACGCGCCGATATGAACCGGATCCATCCGGCTGTCCAAGTCGGCAACGATCAAGTCATACTCCCCGCTCGCCTTCATGGCCGCAAGCAGCTGCTCCGCATGCTCCGCCGTAAGAGACAGCCGTTCCTCCGCATTGCCGCACGGTGCGATATAGTCGAAGCCAAGTGTCGGATGCCTTTTGCGCACGGCGACCAACTGGGCATGCGCTTTGCCCGGCGACGTCTGCAGCGTGTATAGCAGCCGGGAAAGATCCTCGCTCCCCTCGACATCCCGAGCCGCAGCCGAATTCCATTGCTCCAGGTTCAAATAGAACACGCGCGAGCCGCAAGCCGTCGCTTGAGCGGCAAGCTGCAGAGCGAGCGTCGTCTTCCCGACGCCGCCTGCCGGCGAATACACCGCAACCGCGCAAACGGCTTCGTCTTTCACCGCCAACCGCTGCACAGCGGGCTGCGCCGACTCGGCATAGACAGCGGCGAACGCCTGCAAAAGCTGTGGAAGCGGTTGATACTGCAGCAGCTGATGCCGATACAGCCCGCGAGCATCCGCAATAACACGGTCCACGAGCACGGCCGAGACAATACCGCCGGTCAGCTCGCCCAGCTCCTCCAACAAGCCGGGCTGCAAGGCAAGCAGGTCGACGGCATAGCCGCCGCGGAGATACGTCCCCAGCGCAGCCGGATTCGTAAAGCCGGTCAGCTGCCAGCATTCGCCGAAGGGGCTGTGGCGAATGTACTCGCTAAGCCGCTCCAGATAAGCGGATTCCTGTACGGCGACAATAAGGTTGCGTTTGCTCATGGCAGTCAATCCCTCACTCCTTTCGATGACCAGCAAGGATGAAATGAACGCAAAAAAAGCACCATAACAACGCAGAATGATCTGCGCGTTACGGTGCTTCCGCCACGTCCATCAATATTGACCATAATTTACCACATTTTCGACACGGCAGTCAACCGGCTGGACCAAAGAAATTTTCCCACACCACTTCGAAGAATTTGTAGTTGCTTATCTTTTGTAAGTGTACTATACTTACGTTAGTTAACTAACAAAAATTAAGTTACTTATATTTACAACAATTCCAAATGGAGAGGGAGACCCCTATTATGAGCCAAAACCATACTGTTACATCACTAACCGCCGAGCAAGTCATGCGCGAGCGGCATTCCGTTCGTCAATACAAGAGAGATGTCGTTATCCCGGAAGAAACGTTGAACGAAATTCTTGAGTTGGCGGCAGCAGCGCCGTCCTCCTGGAACCTGCAGCAATGGCGTTTCCTCGTCATCCGCAACCAAGAACAGAAGGATTTCGTTCGTCCGATCGCATACGGCCAGCAGCAAGTATCCGACGCTTCCGCGGTTGTCGTTATTCTCGGCGACCTTCAGGCGCATCTTACAGGCCGCGAAATCTATGACGAAATGCTGGCAGCCGGAAAGCTTCCGCAAGAAGTTCGCGACAACATGGTTGCTCAAATCGAAGGCGCTTATTCCTACGAGCAAGTTGCTCGCGACGAAGCGAACAAGAACGCAGGTCTTGCAGCCATGCAGTTGATGTTGGCCGCGAAAGCGAAAGGCTACGATACCGTTGCAATGGGCGGCTTCGACAAAGCGAAGCTCGTTGAAGCGCTGAACATTCCCGACCGCTTCATCCCGGTTATGATGATCGCCATCGGCGAAGCGGCATCGCCAGGCCGTCCGACAGGCCGCTTGCCTTTGAGCAAGCTCGTCATCCACGAAACGTTCTAATTCGTATAATACC
It includes:
- a CDS encoding nucleotide-binding protein, with the translated sequence MSKRNLIVAVQESAYLERLSEYIRHSPFGECWQLTGFTNPAALGTYLRGGYAVDLLALQPGLLEELGELTGGIVSAVLVDRVIADARGLYRHQLLQYQPLPQLLQAFAAVYAESAQPAVQRLAVKDEAVCAVAVYSPAGGVGKTTLALQLAAQATACGSRVFYLNLEQWNSAAARDVEGSEDLSRLLYTLQTSPGKAHAQLVAVRKRHPTLGFDYIAPCGNAEERLSLTAEHAEQLLAAMKASGEYDLIVADLDSRMDPVHIGAFKACGHVLWLLTADQGSLRKTELAVQYGSQKYGSVFEALLPKLRYVLMKGDVGGGFGGNEAVAVASLPITVTLPFVKAWAFGGQDEVGGWSGAPNYRGAVDLLLRQLALLPQGGGGVERSNGSAAQGANPQSA
- a CDS encoding nitroreductase family protein; its protein translation is MSQNHTVTSLTAEQVMRERHSVRQYKRDVVIPEETLNEILELAAAAPSSWNLQQWRFLVIRNQEQKDFVRPIAYGQQQVSDASAVVVILGDLQAHLTGREIYDEMLAAGKLPQEVRDNMVAQIEGAYSYEQVARDEANKNAGLAAMQLMLAAKAKGYDTVAMGGFDKAKLVEALNIPDRFIPVMMIAIGEAASPGRPTGRLPLSKLVIHETF